A genomic segment from Nocardia cyriacigeorgica GUH-2 encodes:
- a CDS encoding GTP-binding protein — protein sequence MESEKFDPARLDPNGVPHLAASVKVLIAGGFGVGKTTLVSALSEITPLRTEEMITEMSAGVDDLSGVESKTTTTVALDFGRITIDSDLVLYLFGTPGQDRFWFLWDELARGALGAVVLADTRRLGNSFAAIDYFERRKLPFLVGVNCFDGAPRYTTDEVRDALDLDPETPVMLCDARDRVSSKNVLLSLIEHLIDRATRAHVTT from the coding sequence ATGGAATCCGAAAAATTTGACCCTGCCCGGCTCGACCCGAACGGGGTGCCGCATCTGGCCGCCTCGGTGAAGGTCCTCATCGCGGGCGGATTCGGCGTCGGCAAGACGACATTGGTCTCGGCCCTGAGCGAGATCACGCCGCTGCGCACCGAAGAGATGATCACCGAGATGAGCGCCGGGGTCGATGATCTGTCCGGTGTCGAATCCAAGACCACCACCACGGTGGCGCTGGACTTCGGCCGGATCACCATCGACAGCGATCTGGTGCTCTACCTGTTCGGCACGCCCGGCCAGGACCGGTTCTGGTTCCTGTGGGACGAACTGGCTCGCGGCGCGCTCGGCGCGGTGGTGCTCGCCGACACCCGCAGGCTCGGCAACTCCTTCGCCGCGATCGACTATTTCGAACGCCGCAAGCTGCCGTTCCTGGTGGGCGTCAACTGTTTCGACGGCGCCCCCCGCTACACCACCGACGAGGTGCGCGACGCCCTGGACCTGGACCCGGAAACTCCGGTCATGCTCTGCGACGCCCGCGACCGCGTCTCGTCGAAAAACGTGCTGCTCAGCCTGATCGAGCACCTCATCGACCGCGCCACCCGAGCCCACGTCACCACCTGA